A portion of the Syntrophus gentianae genome contains these proteins:
- the glgP gene encoding alpha-glucan family phosphorylase yields MHPGTPFVIEVNPHIPPRLSRLTELADNLWYSWDQPTRTLFARLHSGLWDKVKHNPKAFLKRVDEDRLNEAADDHIFRGNYNRVLSAFDTYMREPQCLDMPLDLKPGDLIAYFCAEFGFHESFPVYSGGLGILAGDHCKSASDLRLPFVAVGLLYRQGYFSQRIDSDGHQIATYTDSDFEDLPIHPALNEEGKELCITIELPGRKVAVKVWEVYVGHVRLYLLDTDLPGNRPEDRDITHQLYGGDRSTRIQQEIVLGVGGARALEQLGLKPTVFHINEGHAAFLIVERIRRKVKAGLSFHAALEVVAASTVFTTHTPVPAGHDHFAEDMIWDYFREVCNDLGIPREEFLKLGGAGYGKEFNMTRLALSGSRYHNGVSRIHGTVSSRILSDMWPQIRPEESPMDYITNGVHVPTFLAEVWQDLFDQQLGYEWRRHRTDVAFWEKVADIPDHLFWSAHQTLKSKMLHSVRSLVANQHLRNYGSVARLERMLKFTNPLDPNVLTIGFARRFATYKRATLLFENMDWLRTTLKDADRPVLFIFAGKAHPADKPGQELIRRIYEVSHWPEFEGNLLMVEAYNLSLARRLVSGCDVWLNTPIYPLEASGTSGIKAAMNGVINLSITDGWWDEGYDGSNGWAIKPTPESFDDTRRDQEDSRDLYELLQDQVIPMYYRRNELGFSSEWVRMAKRSIITLLPSFSSTRMVMEYVNKFYGPASRQWRRYSGGIFNVAHDLATWKVKVRQAWHGVRLNRLNEPEKRILFGKSTPLAVAVTLNGLAPEDIRVEVLVGRASKNGQDKNLQILTMKPGKVEGRECLFHLELNPQMCGKLLYRLRVYPYHESLTHPFEMGLMVWL; encoded by the coding sequence ATGCATCCCGGCACCCCCTTTGTCATCGAGGTCAATCCTCATATCCCGCCGCGTTTGTCCCGGCTTACCGAGCTGGCGGATAATCTCTGGTACAGTTGGGACCAACCCACCCGCACCCTGTTCGCCCGCCTCCATTCCGGCCTTTGGGATAAGGTGAAGCACAATCCCAAGGCGTTCCTTAAACGGGTGGATGAGGACCGGTTGAACGAAGCGGCGGATGATCACATCTTCAGAGGCAATTACAACCGCGTCCTCTCGGCCTTTGACACTTACATGAGAGAGCCCCAGTGCCTGGACATGCCCCTGGACCTCAAGCCAGGCGATCTGATCGCCTATTTCTGCGCCGAGTTCGGCTTCCACGAGAGCTTCCCCGTTTACTCGGGAGGACTGGGCATCCTGGCCGGCGATCATTGCAAATCGGCTTCCGACCTGCGCCTGCCTTTTGTAGCAGTGGGACTGCTTTATCGCCAGGGCTACTTCTCCCAGCGCATCGACAGCGACGGCCATCAGATCGCAACCTATACCGATTCCGATTTCGAAGATCTGCCGATTCATCCCGCCCTGAACGAGGAGGGCAAGGAACTCTGCATCACCATTGAACTGCCCGGCCGCAAGGTGGCGGTGAAGGTCTGGGAGGTTTACGTCGGCCATGTGCGCCTGTATCTGCTGGACACCGATCTGCCCGGCAATCGGCCCGAGGACCGCGATATTACCCACCAGCTCTATGGCGGGGATAGAAGCACCCGCATTCAGCAGGAAATCGTGCTGGGCGTCGGCGGGGCGCGCGCCTTGGAGCAACTGGGGTTGAAGCCCACGGTCTTCCATATCAACGAAGGGCATGCCGCCTTTCTCATCGTGGAACGAATCCGCCGCAAGGTGAAAGCGGGGCTCTCCTTCCATGCCGCCCTGGAGGTGGTGGCGGCTAGTACGGTGTTCACCACCCATACTCCGGTACCCGCGGGTCACGACCACTTCGCCGAGGACATGATCTGGGACTACTTCCGGGAAGTCTGCAACGATCTGGGAATCCCGCGCGAAGAATTTCTGAAGCTGGGTGGCGCCGGCTACGGTAAGGAATTCAACATGACGCGACTGGCACTGAGCGGATCGCGCTACCACAACGGCGTGTCCCGCATCCATGGAACCGTATCCTCGCGCATCCTTTCCGACATGTGGCCCCAGATCCGCCCGGAAGAGTCGCCTATGGACTACATCACCAACGGCGTCCATGTTCCCACCTTCCTGGCCGAGGTCTGGCAGGATCTATTTGATCAGCAGTTGGGTTACGAATGGCGCCGGCACCGAACGGATGTCGCATTCTGGGAAAAGGTCGCGGATATCCCGGACCATCTTTTCTGGTCCGCACATCAGACCCTGAAGTCCAAGATGCTGCATTCCGTACGCAGTCTCGTCGCCAATCAGCACCTGCGCAATTACGGCTCCGTGGCGCGTCTGGAGCGTATGCTCAAATTCACCAATCCCCTTGATCCCAATGTGCTGACCATCGGCTTTGCCCGCCGATTCGCCACTTACAAACGGGCGACCCTGCTGTTTGAGAATATGGACTGGCTCCGCACCACGCTCAAAGATGCAGATCGGCCCGTGCTTTTCATCTTTGCCGGCAAGGCCCATCCAGCGGACAAGCCCGGCCAGGAACTCATCCGTCGAATCTACGAGGTGTCCCACTGGCCGGAATTTGAGGGTAACCTGCTCATGGTGGAAGCCTACAACCTGAGCCTGGCCCGCCGCCTCGTTTCCGGCTGCGACGTGTGGCTGAACACCCCGATCTATCCCCTGGAAGCTTCCGGGACCTCCGGCATCAAGGCGGCCATGAACGGCGTGATCAACCTGTCGATCACCGACGGCTGGTGGGACGAGGGCTACGACGGCAGCAACGGCTGGGCCATCAAGCCGACGCCGGAATCCTTCGATGATACCCGCCGCGATCAGGAAGACAGCCGCGACCTTTACGAACTGCTGCAGGACCAGGTCATCCCCATGTATTACCGCCGCAACGAACTGGGGTTCTCCAGCGAGTGGGTACGCATGGCCAAGCGTTCCATCATCACCCTTCTGCCGAGTTTCAGCTCGACCCGGATGGTCATGGAATATGTGAACAAGTTCTACGGACCCGCCTCACGCCAGTGGCGGCGTTATTCCGGGGGTATCTTCAATGTAGCCCATGACCTCGCCACCTGGAAGGTCAAGGTACGACAGGCTTGGCACGGTGTCCGCCTGAACCGCCTGAACGAGCCCGAAAAACGGATTCTTTTCGGCAAAAGCACCCCCCTGGCCGTGGCGGTCACCCTGAACGGTCTGGCCCCGGAGGACATCCGGGTGGAGGTGCTCGTGGGCCGCGCCTCCAAGAATGGGCAGGACAAAAACCTGCAGATCCTGACGATGAAACCGGGAAAGGTGGAAGGCCGGGAGTGCCTCTTTCATCTGGAGTTGAACCCGCAGATGTGCGGTAAACTGCTCTACCGGCTGCGGGTCTATCCCTATCACGAGTCTCTGACCCACCCCTTCGAGATGGGGTTGATGGTCTGGCTGTAA
- a CDS encoding rhodanese-like domain-containing protein: MKKIRLLALMMITVAGLVTPIFGRDMITPLMIDVRTEEEWNKGHLEGAVLIPYGQIAEKIGSVAADKSRKIYLYCRTGRRAQIAKETLEKLGYKDVVNLGSLENAARVLKVKIVR, translated from the coding sequence ATGAAAAAAATTCGTTTACTGGCATTGATGATGATAACGGTTGCCGGTCTTGTGACGCCGATTTTCGGCAGGGATATGATTACGCCTCTCATGATTGATGTGCGGACGGAGGAAGAATGGAATAAAGGTCATCTTGAAGGCGCGGTGTTGATCCCCTACGGGCAGATTGCGGAGAAAATCGGGTCCGTGGCCGCAGACAAATCTCGGAAAATCTATTTGTATTGCAGAACCGGAAGGCGGGCACAGATCGCCAAGGAAACCCTTGAAAAACTGGGATACAAAGATGTCGTCAATCTTGGCTCGCTTGAAAATGCTGCCAGGGTCCTCAAGGTCAAAATCGTGAGATAA